CACGAGTTGGGAGCTGAACTGGCACCCACGGATTTTGACGGAAACCCGCGCTCTGATTCACCGAACATTGGCGCCTACTAGGTAAGGCTTAGGGGCAGTTGCCAGACGTCACAGTCACGTTGCCGGGCTTGCCAATATCCACAAACGAAAAGTCCACGGTCTGGCAGAATTGATTGGTCGTTGCACCGTCGCACACACCGATATGCAGGTGGGGCCCCGTAGACCAGCCGGTATTGCCCGACTTCCCGATCTCCTGCCCCACTGACACCTGAGCTCCTTCCGCCACGCTCGCCGAATTCAAATGCTTATAGATGGTCGTCTGACCGTTCGGATGCGCCAACATGATGTAATTTGAAGCGTTGCTACACGCCGAGGTTCCACCGTTATAACAAGGGTCTCCCGGTTGTGTGGCCATCGAAAGCCGACTCACTGTGCCGCCCATCATGGCCCGAATCGAAGTCCCGCTGCCGCACGCAAAATCGTAGGCAAACGCCGCGTTCCCACTATGACTCGTGCCGCCGCCTGGCCCCTGCGTCACGCGATGCTGCGCATTGCAGGCAAAAGGCATGTAGTAGCCAATCGGCATCGTAGTGAGCTCATCCTCGGTACACTCCACAAAATCGTAGTGCACATACCCGTCACCACGAGGCGACTCGATCTGATACCACCGCGTCTCGCCGCCCACATCTTCGCCCTCCACCAGATCTACGGCGGCCACCACAAACCCTCGAGTCAACGAGCCCACGGGCGCCTGCGCAGTAGACGGAGTAGGGCGAATATTGAGAGTCAGGCTTGCCTCCACGGTCACCTTCAGGCGAGCACAGATTTCCGGCGGCATGTCCGGTACCATATCTGGCAGACTTGCGTCCGGCACTCCCACATCCTCAAGAACCTGCATGTCCGGTGTGCTGTTCTGGTCTGAACCGGCATCCATCTCAATGGAGGTATCCGGGCCAATGTCTTGCTCGTCCTCAAGAGACGTTAAGCGGCCTTCGCCGCAGCCGATAAGTGTGAGGGAGATAAGTATCGAGGTCACTTGTGTTTTCATGGCGCGAGTATATTGAGGTTTTCGGAATATGTACAATGCCCGTCCACTGAGGTAGTCTTTGGGCATGAGGCTTCTGATTCTCCTCAAATTTGCACTCGCAGCGCTTCTCCTCCTCTGGGGAACCACAGCATTTTCAGTGCCAGAAGTGGCCGAGGAAAGCTGTCCGTGTCACGCCGAAGTGTCTCACGCGGACACCACGCCCACGGACTCCCCATGCGACGAGGGCTGCTCCCCCGAGTGTCAGAATTGCAGGTGTTGCGGAGCCCATGTGGCTAGTGCCGTTTCGCGGCCAGCCCAAATTTCAGAAGTCCACCTTGGCCGCGCCTTCCAAAAAACTTGGGAGCCACTCAGAGCGCCGCCCGAAGGGTTTCTGAGCCGTATTTTTGTTCCGCCACGGCACGTCTAATTCGTTCGAATTATTGAACTTACAGGGGCAAATGAGCACTGCTTTACGCATCGTATTGCCCTGCAATTAGACAGAATCCTAAAGGAACAAAATATGAAGAAGTTTATCATTTTGGCGGCACTCGTCGCTTTTAATACCGCGTGTGATAAGGCCGAGACTCAAGCTCCGGTAGCGGAAGAACCCAACGCCAACGCACCTGCCGAAGCACCCAAAGAGGCACCCTCAGAGGGCCACGCCCCCGCAGGTTACGAGCCTGGTTCACACGAGGACTGGTGCGGCTCACACGCCGTCCCAGAATCCCAATGCACTCGATGTAACTCCAGTCTGATTCCGGCCTTCAAGGCCAGCGGAGATTGGTGCGCGGAACACGGACTCCCAG
This Microvenator marinus DNA region includes the following protein-coding sequences:
- a CDS encoding peptidoglycan DD-metalloendopeptidase family protein, which encodes MTSILISLTLIGCGEGRLTSLEDEQDIGPDTSIEMDAGSDQNSTPDMQVLEDVGVPDASLPDMVPDMPPEICARLKVTVEASLTLNIRPTPSTAQAPVGSLTRGFVVAAVDLVEGEDVGGETRWYQIESPRGDGYVHYDFVECTEDELTTMPIGYYMPFACNAQHRVTQGPGGGTSHSGNAAFAYDFACGSGTSIRAMMGGTVSRLSMATQPGDPCYNGGTSACSNASNYIMLAHPNGQTTIYKHLNSASVAEGAQVSVGQEIGKSGNTGWSTGPHLHIGVCDGATTNQFCQTVDFSFVDIGKPGNVTVTSGNCP